The Stegostoma tigrinum isolate sSteTig4 chromosome 38, sSteTig4.hap1, whole genome shotgun sequence genome contains a region encoding:
- the LOC132206517 gene encoding ferritin, heavy subunit-like, with product MASQVCQNYHKDCEDAVNKQINLELYSSYVYLSVFSHFDQDDVALRHFADFFKEQSHEEWEHAEKLLAFQNKRGGRVLLQDIKKPEQDEWGSGLEAMQTALQMEKDVNQSLLDLHKLASGNTDPHLCDFLERHYLDEQVKMIKKLGDHITNLKRLGAPANGTGEYLFDRLTLS from the exons ATGGcctcccaagtgtgtcagaactaccacaaggactgtgaggatgctgttaacaagcagatcaacctggagctctattcctcctatgtttacctctccgtG TTCTCTCACTTTGAccaggatgatgttgccctgcgtcactttgctgatttcttcaaggagcagtcccatgaggaatgggaacatgctgagaaacttctggcattccagaataaacgtggaggccgtgtcctcctgcaggacatcaag aagccagagcaggatgagtggggcagtggtctggaggcaatgcagacagctctgcagatggagaaggatgtgaaccagagtctgctggatctgcacaaactcgccTCTGGCAACACAGACCCTCAT ctgtgtgacttcctggagaggcactacttggatgagcaagtgaagatgatcaagaagctgggagatcacatcaccaacctgaagagactgggagcccctgccaATGGcacgggagagtacctgtttgacaggctcacactcagctga